The genomic interval GCGGTCGTTGCCCGCATAGACGATCTTCATATCCTCGGCCTTGTTCGTTGCGGTCGTACCGACCTGATATCCGGGTAGTTGGGTTTGCAGCTTGCGGAACGACTCCTCGGTCTGCGGATCGAAGAAATGGCGGATCACGTCCTTCGGTCCTTCGCAATAGGCGCCGGTCAGCTTTTTCTTCGCTTTCGAATAGCCCAACCCGATTACGTCGTACAGATCGTTCGCATAGAGTTCCTCGACCTCCTGTCCGGTCGCAGGGTCCACTACGACCAGCGCGGCCTTGTCGCGTCCGATGTTCGACGTCGCATAGACCATTTTATTGTCGGGCGTGAACACGTAAAAGCTTACCTCGTCCTTGAAAGAGGTGGTCAGCACCGGACGGAACGGCTCCTGTTCCGTCTCCCGGTACAGAATCTGCGTGTTGACGCCGTCGACGATCGCATAGGCGACCCGCAGCTTGCCGTCGTGATCGGTCATCCAGCCCTGAATGTTGCCGGGGTTCTCGGCCAGCAGCGTCATCTCGCCCGTGTTGAGGTTGAGCCGGTACGGGTCGAATATCTGCGGATCGCGCTGGTTCGTGCTGACGATAATCAGCGAATCGATCTCTTCGAGCGGATCGATGATCTGCGTCCTCACGCCGGGAATCGCCGTGTAGGCCCTCGGGTCGCTGCCGTCCAGATTGACGCCGTAGAGCTGGTAATTCTCATCGCCGCCGGTGTCCTTCAGGTAGAGCAGCCGGTCGTTGTTGGCCCAGAAGTATCCGGCGATGTCGCGGTCGGTCTCGGAGGTGATTCGCCGCGCCGAGTCGGAACCCGCCTGCTGCACGAAGATGTTCATCCTCGATTCGTAAGGAGCCATATAGGAAAGGTACTTGCCGTCGGGCGAGATGTCGTAGGAACGGACTTCGGAATTGCGGAAAAACTCCTCGAGCGGAATTTCCCGCACATGGCGGTCGCTGCACGACCATACGAGCGGAACGACGATCGCCGTCATCCATCCGCTCCAACGCATTGTTTTCATTTTCGGTATGTTTTCGTTGTCATTAGTGCAAATGTACGGATTGTTTCGGGGAAATATTTTGTCGTGCACATTTTTGTTCCGTTTTTCTTCGCCGTGTCGCCTGCCTGAGTTTTCCGGGGGCGGTGCGCGGAGTGGTCCGGTTGCCGGGCCGATACGGGATGTTTCTTCTGGCAGGCGGCCCGGTAGTCGGAAAAGCGCTGCGGCTCAGGTCGGCATCGTTCTTCGGACCGAACCGTCCCGAAATCGCCGTGCCGGGATTTTGCGTCCGATACGACAGAAAGGGTGTTGCGACGATTCTGTCTCCGAGTTTCTTGTCATGTAGCCGACGCAGTTTCAAGCCGGATGCGGCAGCGAACGGCCGTCTCCGCTCCGCGCGGAGGCGGAATCATTTTTTTGAATATTGGCCGGCAATGCCTATATTTGATGAGTTTTAAACCGAAAGCGGCATGGTCGGCCGCAGGGGCGGCCGTATGCCGCGAACCGACCGATTGGCTATGGCTACATTCGAAGTTCGGGGAGGAACGCCGCTGTGCGGCGAAATCACGCCGCAGGGTGCCAAAAACGAGGCGCTGCAGGTAATTTGCGCCACGCTGCTGACCCCGGAGAAAGTGACTATACGGAACATTCCGGCGATCGTCGACGTAATGCAGCTCATCGAGCTGCTTCGGCGCATGGGCGTTCTCGTCGAGCGGATCGACGAGAGCACTTATTCGTTCGAGGCCCGCGACATCGATTTCGATTATCTGCAAAGCGAGGATTACCGCCAGCGGGCCGCCCGACTACGCGGCTCGGTAATGATTATCGGCCCGCTGCTGGCCCGCTTCGGCGTGGGCTATATTCCCAAGCCCGGAGGCGATAAGATCGGCCGGCGTCGGCTCGACACCCATTTCCTCGGTTTTCAGAAGCTGGGCGCCGAGTTCGACTTCGATACGGGAACCAATTTCTTTTCCGTCGAGGGCCGCCGCCTGAAAGGCTGCTACATGCTGCTCGACGAGGCGTCGGTGACCGGCACGGCCAACATCGTGATGGCCGCCGTACTGGCCGAGGGGCGCACGACGATCTACAACGCCGCCTGCGAACCTTATGTCCAGCAGCTCTGCCGGATGCTGAACCGCATGGGCGCGCTGATCTCGGGCATCGCGTCGAACCTGCTCGTCATCGACGGCGTGGAGCGACTGCACGGAACGACGCATACGCTGCTTCCGGACATGATCGAAGTGGGCAGCTTCATCGGCATGGCCGCGATGACCCGGAGCGAAGTCACGATCCGCGACGTGTCGTTCGAGAATCTGGGCATCATACCGGCCCAGTTCGCCCGTATGGGCATACAGTTCGAGCAGCGGGGCGACGACATCTACATTCCGCGCCACGACCACTACGAAATAGAGAGTTTCATCGACGGCTCGATCATGAACATAGCCGACGCTCCCTGGCCCGGGCTGACGCCCGACCTGTTGTCGGTCTTTCTGGTCGTTGCGACACAGGCCAAGGGGTCGGTGCTGATTCACCAAAAGATGTTCGAGAGCCGCCTGTTTTTCGTGGATAAGCTGATCGACATGGGCGCTCAGATCATTCTGTGCGATCCGCACCGGGCGACGGTGATCGGGCACGACCACAAGATACGGCTGCGCGCCACGACGATGTCGTCGCCCGATATCCGGGCCGGCGTCGCCCTGCTGATCGCGGCCATGTCGGCCGACGGCCGCAGCGTGATTCAGAACGTCGAGCAGATCGATCGGGGCTATCAGAACATCGACGGCAGGCTGAACGCCATCGGGGCCGATATCCGGCGCATCGACTGATCCGGAAGCCGGCCTCGTCGGTACGGCCCGTTTCCGTCCGGTCCCGAGGCGTTCCGTGCCGTTACCCGACGGCTTCGGGTGAAAACCGTCGGCCCTGTATTGCAGATAATCAAGAAAACGCTATCTTTGCCCTCTGAACGCGCCGCGTCTCAGGCCCGGATGGCGGAATCGGTAGACGCGCTGGTCTCAAACACCAGTGGAGCAATCCGTGCCGGTTCGATCCCGGCTCCGGGTACTTTTTGAAAACCTCAATGATTTGGTTTACAAGTTATTGAGGTTTTTTATTTTTCTGTTTTGGGCAAAATTCGGGCACTTTATAGAATTGATTGCAAAAATTTAAGAAATTTTTCAAAAATCATGAAATAATCCTCGCGATTTTTGAATCTTACCGCTTCAAACTTTACTAAAGCTAACATCTTTCTGTTACTGTAATTTCCCTATGCTGCGCAAATATTCCGTTTCGTAGATTCTATATTGCGTTTGCGCCTCGATTAGATTGCTTTCGGCCTGCTGCCACTGCGACTGGGCGTCCAAGAGGTCGGTCAGCGGGGACATCGACGCTGCGTAGCGGTTCCGCATCACACGTAGATTTTCCTCGGCCTGCTGCAACCCTTTTTCCGCTGTCAGAATAAGCCTGTAACCATCCTGCACATTACGAATCGCCTGCTGCACTTCGATATTGAGCAGTTTGGTATTCTTTTGCAGGTCGAGTTCGGCGTTTCGCAATTCATACTGCGCTTTACGCACCTTCTTGCGGCTCTCGCCCCAATGGAAAATCGGAATCTTCACGGAGAGCATGGCCATCCCCATTCCATCGCGGAACTCCTGTGAAAAGGGAACCATCGTGCTGCCGGCATCGGTCATACCGTTGAGCTTGATGTTGCCATAATACATGTAATTGACCCCCAGCCCCACCGTGGGCAGCATGTCGGCCCGGGCCATACGGATCTGCTCCTTTTCGGCCGCAACCTGTTTTTCGAGCAGAAGCAGTTCGGGACGGGAATGTATGTCCGATGCGAGCCGGCCCGGTTGCGAAACAACGAATGTCGTATCAACCGCTTCTATTCGCGTGTCAAAATCGGCACCCACAATCCGGCATAACGACATCCGGCACAGATCAGCCCCATTTTGCACCTTTTGCAACTGGTAGTGTAGCTCGGTACGTTTGGCTTCGATACGCAGCAGGTCGTTTTCGGTGGCCATGCCCGCCGTGAGTGCCGTTTCCGTCTGTCGGTAGAGCGTATCCATTTGGGTGCAATAGCTTTCCAGCATTTGCACCTTGCGCCCTACGGCAATGTATGTCCAATAGGCATTGTCGGCCTCGACAAGTACGTCCATGCGTGTCATGCGGAACTTTTCGGCGGCAGCCTCTTCGCCAATACGGGCCAGTCGATGCCCGGTCGTAATCTTGCCTCCCGTATAAATCGGCTGTGTCAGATTGATACCGGCCATGTAAGTGCCGCGCATACGCAGTTCCATACCCATCATGTCCATATCGGGCAGCATGTAGGCCCCTGTGGCCGAGCCCTCTATATTTGGGAGAAAGGCTGTGGTGGCGATTTTGCGATCGAGTTCCGCCTGTCGGATCGCATTGTCCGCCTGCTGCAGTTCTTCGCTGTGCGACAGTGCCATCTTGCGGCATTCAGCCTGTGTGAGCCGCAAGGATTGTTGTGCCGAAACACTTGCGATCGAACACAGAACGGCACAGCACGAAATAACTATATTTTTCTTGTTCATTTGCTTTATATGTTAGAAGGTTTACGGATACGGAACAATGCCGTATAGAACAGAGGCAGCAAGACGAGCGTGATGATTGTACCCACCGTGAGACCGCCCATGATTGTGATGGCCATCGAACTGTACATCGGGTCACCGACCAAAGGGATCATGCCGACGATGGTGGTCAGCGAAGCCATTAGCACGGGCCGTACGCGCGACACGGTGGCCTCCACCACGGCGGTATAGGGTGCCGCTTTCTCTTCGGTCTGGAGCCGGCCTATTTCATCGACCAGCACGATGGCGTTCTTGACCATCATGCCGATAAGTCCCAACATGCCGATAATGGCCATAAAGGTCATCGGCTGCCCGCTGAGCAGCAATGAAGGCGTGATGCCGCAGAACACGAACGGGAAGCAGAGCAGGATCAGAATGACTTTGCGCCAGTCATTGAAAAGCAGCAGCAAAATGGCCAGAATGAGAAAGACGGTTATCGGCACGAATTTCATCAGGTTGCCGATGGCCTCGCCCTGCACCTCGCCCTCGCCGACCCAGCGCATCGTATAGCCGTCGGGCAGCGGAATGGCTTCTATTTCATCCCGAATGGAACTGACCGCCTTTGCCGGAGTCGCATACGGATTGTCGGGGTTGGGATCGCACTCCGCCTCAATAACCCGCTGTCCATTAAG from Alistipes ihumii AP11 carries:
- a CDS encoding S9 family peptidase, with amino-acid sequence MKTMRWSGWMTAIVVPLVWSCSDRHVREIPLEEFFRNSEVRSYDISPDGKYLSYMAPYESRMNIFVQQAGSDSARRITSETDRDIAGYFWANNDRLLYLKDTGGDENYQLYGVNLDGSDPRAYTAIPGVRTQIIDPLEEIDSLIIVSTNQRDPQIFDPYRLNLNTGEMTLLAENPGNIQGWMTDHDGKLRVAYAIVDGVNTQILYRETEQEPFRPVLTTSFKDEVSFYVFTPDNKMVYATSNIGRDKAALVVVDPATGQEVEELYANDLYDVIGLGYSKAKKKLTGAYCEGPKDVIRHFFDPQTEESFRKLQTQLPGYQVGTTATNKAEDMKIVYAGNDRTRGTYYLYDVKADKLTKIADLAPWIQAEEMAEMIPVSYPSRDGLTIEGYLTLPAGLTMETARQLPVVVNPHGGPWARDSWGYNPEVQFLANRGYAVLQMNFRGSTGYGRKFKELSYKQWGQTMQNDITDGVRWLISQGIADSTRIAIYGGSYGGYATLAGLTYTPDLYACGVDYVGVSNLFTFLQTIPPYWKPMLDMMYEMVGDPQKDSTMLAAYSPALNADKIKAPLLVVQGANDPRVNKAESDQMVAALRARGVDVDYMVKDNEGHGFHNEENRFAFYRTMERFLAKHLKGEQIDAVIEEEAPAPAEADSMAR
- the murA gene encoding UDP-N-acetylglucosamine 1-carboxyvinyltransferase, translating into MATFEVRGGTPLCGEITPQGAKNEALQVICATLLTPEKVTIRNIPAIVDVMQLIELLRRMGVLVERIDESTYSFEARDIDFDYLQSEDYRQRAARLRGSVMIIGPLLARFGVGYIPKPGGDKIGRRRLDTHFLGFQKLGAEFDFDTGTNFFSVEGRRLKGCYMLLDEASVTGTANIVMAAVLAEGRTTIYNAACEPYVQQLCRMLNRMGALISGIASNLLVIDGVERLHGTTHTLLPDMIEVGSFIGMAAMTRSEVTIRDVSFENLGIIPAQFARMGIQFEQRGDDIYIPRHDHYEIESFIDGSIMNIADAPWPGLTPDLLSVFLVVATQAKGSVLIHQKMFESRLFFVDKLIDMGAQIILCDPHRATVIGHDHKIRLRATTMSSPDIRAGVALLIAAMSADGRSVIQNVEQIDRGYQNIDGRLNAIGADIRRID
- a CDS encoding TolC family protein; amino-acid sequence: MNKKNIVISCCAVLCSIASVSAQQSLRLTQAECRKMALSHSEELQQADNAIRQAELDRKIATTAFLPNIEGSATGAYMLPDMDMMGMELRMRGTYMAGINLTQPIYTGGKITTGHRLARIGEEAAAEKFRMTRMDVLVEADNAYWTYIAVGRKVQMLESYCTQMDTLYRQTETALTAGMATENDLLRIEAKRTELHYQLQKVQNGADLCRMSLCRIVGADFDTRIEAVDTTFVVSQPGRLASDIHSRPELLLLEKQVAAEKEQIRMARADMLPTVGLGVNYMYYGNIKLNGMTDAGSTMVPFSQEFRDGMGMAMLSVKIPIFHWGESRKKVRKAQYELRNAELDLQKNTKLLNIEVQQAIRNVQDGYRLILTAEKGLQQAEENLRVMRNRYAASMSPLTDLLDAQSQWQQAESNLIEAQTQYRIYETEYLRSIGKLQ